Proteins encoded in a region of the Psychromicrobium lacuslunae genome:
- a CDS encoding GNAT family N-acetyltransferase, producing MLSHQLAPGTVLRALEPWHAEEFSAHMDRAREHIRPWVGPSFVADGVEAARGTLSKYARASAEDGGRLIGIWLNEILVGGVMFVAFDAKRRTAELGCWLEPSAQGNGLITRSCQFLIDWAFNQRGIHRIEWHCRATNVRSAATAERLGMTLDGTMRQAWQLEDGFDDTQIWALLARDAPVRGLSNS from the coding sequence ATGTTGAGCCATCAACTCGCTCCGGGTACCGTACTCCGGGCTCTTGAACCTTGGCATGCCGAGGAGTTCTCTGCACATATGGATCGGGCGCGGGAGCATATCCGGCCATGGGTGGGGCCTTCCTTCGTCGCTGACGGGGTTGAAGCGGCCCGTGGCACGCTCTCCAAATATGCCCGGGCGAGCGCCGAGGACGGTGGCCGGCTGATCGGGATCTGGCTGAACGAAATCTTGGTGGGAGGCGTGATGTTTGTGGCCTTCGACGCAAAGCGACGCACCGCCGAGTTGGGTTGCTGGCTCGAGCCCTCAGCTCAGGGCAATGGCCTGATCACTAGATCCTGTCAGTTCCTTATTGACTGGGCGTTTAATCAGCGCGGTATCCACCGGATTGAATGGCATTGCCGAGCCACTAATGTTCGTTCCGCGGCGACCGCCGAGCGACTCGGGATGACCTTGGACGGCACGATGCGGCAAGCCTGGCAACTCGAGGACGGTTTCGACGACACTCAGATCTGGGCGCTGCTGGCCCGCGATGCTCCGGTTCGAGGACTCAGCAATTCATAA
- a CDS encoding NAD-dependent protein deacetylase, whose translation MSDARVRRPGLGLTGFVATDGADSSVELTEPQRELLEQAVAQLQGRQIALLTGAGLSTDSGIPDYRGPGAPVRNPLTYQQFTQDESLRRRYWARNQLGWRHLHHAKPNSGHFAAARLEARGLLSGTITQNVDRLHEDAGARNVVDLHGRFDRVICLNCETEFGRNQIALLIDQANPGFVERAEASGEIDLAPDADAELDSAELIDSFHILACPVCGGMLKPDFVFFGENVPKERVERSFEILNRAEVLLVAGSSLTVMSGLRFPRRAVKDGKSVVIINRGQTRGDDLATLKIDLGVGAALEYLANELPDLR comes from the coding sequence GTGAGCGATGCCAGGGTCCGGCGGCCAGGTCTGGGCTTGACCGGCTTCGTGGCGACCGACGGTGCCGATTCGAGCGTCGAACTGACCGAGCCGCAACGCGAACTCCTCGAACAAGCCGTTGCGCAGTTGCAGGGGCGGCAAATCGCTTTACTGACCGGTGCCGGCCTGAGCACAGACTCGGGCATCCCGGATTATCGAGGTCCTGGAGCGCCGGTTCGCAATCCTCTGACCTATCAGCAGTTCACCCAGGATGAGTCGCTCCGCCGTCGTTATTGGGCGCGAAACCAGTTAGGTTGGCGGCACTTGCACCATGCCAAGCCAAATTCCGGTCATTTTGCGGCTGCCCGGTTGGAGGCACGCGGCCTGCTGAGCGGGACCATCACCCAGAATGTCGATAGGTTGCATGAGGATGCCGGGGCGAGGAACGTGGTTGATTTACATGGCCGCTTCGATCGAGTGATCTGCCTCAACTGCGAAACCGAGTTCGGCCGGAATCAGATCGCCCTGCTGATTGACCAGGCCAATCCTGGTTTCGTGGAGAGGGCAGAGGCGAGCGGGGAGATCGACTTAGCTCCCGATGCCGACGCCGAACTGGATAGCGCCGAGCTGATCGACTCGTTCCACATTCTGGCTTGTCCGGTCTGCGGGGGCATGCTGAAACCAGATTTTGTCTTTTTCGGCGAGAATGTGCCGAAGGAACGAGTTGAGCGAAGCTTTGAGATCCTCAATCGGGCGGAAGTGTTGTTGGTCGCCGGTTCATCGCTCACCGTAATGAGCGGACTGAGGTTTCCACGACGCGCGGTGAAGGACGGCAAATCGGTGGTGATTATTAACCGCGGCCAGACCCGAGGCGACGATCTCGCAACGCTGAAAATCGATCTCGGAGTCGGTGCAGCATTGGAGTACCTCGCCAATGAGCTGCCCGATTTGCGATAA
- a CDS encoding redoxin domain-containing protein — protein MTMLKPGARLPDFNLENQFGERVLSDGLLGRRLLLVFYPFAFSPTCGSEWFELKEHAESFTAAAVSVLGVSTDTKYALRAYAEAAELPFEFLSDFWPHGEVSRAFGVFNETRGMAERGSFLFDELGLLQVSFGSPSSTARSWESYQDALTALAAK, from the coding sequence ATGACAATGCTCAAGCCCGGCGCCAGGCTCCCTGATTTCAACCTTGAGAATCAGTTTGGCGAGCGAGTCCTGAGCGATGGCTTGCTAGGCCGTCGGTTGCTGCTGGTCTTTTACCCCTTCGCCTTCTCGCCTACTTGCGGTTCCGAATGGTTTGAGTTGAAGGAACATGCGGAGAGCTTCACCGCTGCCGCGGTAAGCGTGCTCGGTGTCTCGACAGATACCAAGTATGCACTCAGAGCATATGCTGAGGCCGCCGAACTCCCTTTTGAGTTCTTAAGCGACTTCTGGCCGCACGGTGAGGTGTCCCGGGCCTTTGGCGTCTTTAACGAGACACGCGGGATGGCCGAACGCGGCAGCTTTCTGTTCGATGAGTTAGGTCTGCTGCAGGTCAGTTTCGGCAGCCCGAGCAGCACCGCCCGTAGCTGGGAAAGCTACCAGGATGCCCTGACCGCTTTGGCTGCGAAGTGA
- a CDS encoding DUF3052 domain-containing protein — protein sequence MSEADAGTSANVAVPLGFKAGDLIQEFGYDEDIDFDLRDDIEDLIGSELLEEDDHEVVDAVLLWHRADDGDLVDALMDVLTSLEDGGVVWVLSPKSGREGYLPPAEIQEAAPTAGLHVTSSVGVSEDWAATRLVPRRNK from the coding sequence GTGAGCGAGGCCGACGCCGGCACATCGGCGAATGTGGCGGTACCACTTGGGTTCAAAGCAGGCGATCTGATTCAGGAGTTCGGATACGACGAGGACATTGATTTTGACCTCCGTGACGATATTGAGGATCTGATCGGTTCCGAGCTTCTCGAGGAAGATGATCACGAGGTTGTCGATGCGGTTTTACTTTGGCATCGGGCCGACGACGGCGATTTAGTGGATGCGCTGATGGATGTGCTGACTTCCTTAGAGGACGGCGGAGTGGTCTGGGTCCTGAGCCCCAAGTCGGGACGCGAGGGCTACTTGCCGCCCGCTGAGATTCAGGAAGCTGCGCCCACCGCTGGCTTGCATGTCACCTCCTCGGTGGGTGTTTCGGAAGACTGGGCGGCTACTCGCTTGGTTCCCCGCCGCAATAAATGA